TGAATAGCGCCATATCCTTCCGCGATCGCTGCCTGAGCAGCCAGAAGATTTTCGAGGAGTCGCTGGTCAGGAGCGAAGAAGCCACATCCCGCTCCTCAGTTCGTCGCAGTGTCCGCTCCCAAAGGCAGCGGCATGAAGACGCCGCTCCAAAGACGCCAGCCAGTCCGCTGGAGGTAATGATTAAGCTGGAGAGTCTGAGCAATggcgacgaggaggacgacggcATCGATCACCTGGACTCATGCAACGAAGCAGACATGGAGCTGGCCATCAAAGCGATGTCAAGCTCTTCCGAGGATGATGGACCCACCTCACCGGTCAGGTTGAAAAGAACCCGGCGTCGGGGCCTTAAGAAAGGCGGTAATAGTGAAAATCGCCCCAAGGTTACGCTTCCCGTGTTCTTTTGCGATCAGTGCGGCAACAACATTACGGGAAAGTCCTCCTTCGACCGTCACCTGCGCAAACACAGCGGCATTAGACCCTTTCAGTGCGAGTAAGCAAGCATTTAGCTATACAATTGTTTGATCTGATGATTAAATGTGTAACTTTGCACCCATGCAGACTTTGTCCCGCCCGCTTCCTCTCCTCTGGCGAGCTGAAAGGACACCAAGTGATGCATACTGGAGATCGCAAGTTCCAGTGTCGATACTGTGACCGCACCTACGTCAACTACAGTGGTCGCCTGCGTCACGAGCGGACCCACACAAATGATCGACCCTTCATTTGTGCGCAGTGTGGCAAGAGCTTTACCAATTCGTACATACTCAAGAACCATATGCTCATCCATACGGGCGAGCGCCTGTTCAGGCTAGTAAACTAAACTTGCTAATGTCAACGATCACTTAGCGTATGCTTTGCAGATGTGAGCTGTGCCATCGATCCTTTGCGCGACCCACCCACTTGAAGACTCATTTCCGCTCCAATACTCACAAGCACAACGTGGAGAAATCGAAGGCAGACGCGGGTGTAGTTCAGCTGTCACCATCCCAGTCAGCGGATCAGGTTAAATTCGTGACGGAAAAGGCAGAACCGGTGGCGGATGCCTTTACGATAGAAGTGCCTTTGCCCGCGGAACAGGTGCAAGACGAGTCTTTGGGCCTGGCAGCTCTGGAAACATCCACTCTGATGTACAGTACAAACTAGACCTTAATGAGTTCACCTCAACCTTTTAACGCCAAATATAGttcacattttgtttattccCTACgacatttttgtaaaaatagtTATTTGGTGTACGCAACAGTCGCTTTCTGCATGTTTCGTCTGTGAGCATTTGAACGATAATGGGTACTAAGGTGCGTATCGCGACTGAATGACTTATCGCACAGGTCGCACCTGCAAAAGAAGAAACTTATTAGATACGTTTAGGTAATGTTTTGATTTCCCGCATACTTAAAAGCCTTTTCGCCGGTATGCACGAGCATGTGGTTCTTAAGAATATAGGATGTTGTGAAGGCATTGTTGCACTCCTTGCAGACAAAGGGCCGCTCGTTCGTGTGAGTCCGCTCGTGCTTCAATCGAGTGCTGTAGTCCGAGAAACTGCGGGAACAGTGTCTGCACTTAAAGGGTTTCTCTCCGGTGTGCCTGCGTACGTGGCGCTTTAGTTCCGCCGGCGTGCAAAAGCGATCCTCACAGAATCTTAAATGAAGGCTATAAGTTAGGGGCAAATTTAAGTAGAATAGCCACTTACTCGCATCCAAACTCCTTGACGCCGCGATGTCGCTTACAGTGCAGTATAAATGCAATGCGTCCTTTTATGTGATTTCCGCACTCCTCGCAAACGTAGGTGCCATTGGAGTCGCAGGGCTTCCGacgttttcttcttttcttgGGATTCTCAGAGCCTGATTTGAGGTCCTGCTTTTCATCTACTTCCGGATCGCTTTCGTAAATGAGGTAATCCACTTCACTGTAACCAATATCGTCATCATTATTGGGCTCGTCCTCGTGGATTTCAGATTCACTAAGAATGTCTTCCAATTTAAAACCGGAGCTTTGCATGGGTTCTTCATTGAGATCGTCCAACCGCTCGATTTCTATGCTAATTTGTGACGCTTCCAAGTGCTCCTCCGGCTCAAAGCCGCTTTTGGGAGATTCCTGGCAGATTTTAAAAAACTCTTCATCATCCAGGGAATGAAGCAGCTCCCTCTGGACTTCCAAGCAGCGTTCCCGAAAAGATATGGCTTGTTGCACACAAGTTTGGCAGGAGGCACATAATCGATTTGGCAACGTATTACAGTtcttaaactttaaaaacaaaatcgttgGTAAGTTCAAGATGCTGTTTACACATTAATATGCTCTCACCGCAGCGCCAGTTAGTAGTTTGATGTGTTCCAGTGTGGTTTGATTGCGCTTTTCAAATATATTCAATGATCTCTCGGCATTTGTGCGCTTTCCACAAGTGCGACACACTTTCGCTTCCATTTTTTAGCCGCTAAAACAATTGAAATAGAATGCCTTCgaattttttgtaaacaatgcTACTTTCGTTTCGATCAGCTGTTTGGTTTTGCCATTCGCATGGATGCGAAATCACGAACGAATAGAATATTCAGTACTTGGGATTTGAAGCTTGGATTTATTATTCAAGATTAAGTTCTACATATTACAAATGGTTTTGTTTATTCTTTGCAGAAATGCTCCTTGGCTGTGCGCCATTGTCGTTCTAGCATCGCCTGTAATtgctatgtatatataaatggGCCAGATTTAGATGTGCAGGctatcctcctcctcctccttgagTTCCctcttctgctcctgctcaaGGACCTGCTTCATCTCGGCCTTCTCCAGGTGCCGCTTGTGTACGCCAGACCGGAAGTGGGTGCTCAGGTGGGTGGGCAGCATGAAGGACTTGTCGCACAGCTCGCACCTGGAAAGGAAGATTCAGCATTAGATCggtttttaaacatattagTGACTGTACTAGTATTAAAAGTTTATGGTAactaataatataatttcgtATATCGTACCTGTAGGCCCGCTCGCCGGAATGTATCAGCATATGGTTCTTAAGGATGTAGCCGGTGGTGAAGGCCTTGCCGCATGTGCCACAGACGTAGGGCCGCTCATTGGTGTGGGTTCGCTCATGCTTTACACGGGTGGTGTAGTCGGTGAAGCAGCGTCCACAGTACTGACATGCAAACGGGCGCTCCCCGGTGTGCTTGCGCATGTGGCGTTTTAGCTCGGAAGTTGTGCAGAAGCGCGACTGACAGAGTCTGTGGATAAATCCATTTAGTCTCAATGCATCCAATAAAGAGTAGAAATATACTCACTCGCAGCCAAATTGCTTGTCCCCACGATGGCGACGACAGTGGAGTTCGAAGGCCATGCGTCCCTTGATGTGATTGCCGCACTGTTCGCAGATGTAGACTCCTCCAGTGCCACGACGACGCGGATCATCCGAACGGACCTTCGGTTTCGGCGGCAGACTACACTTCTTGACCACAATGTTTTCATGCTCGTACTCATCATCCAGCACGTTGTCAAGAACGGCCACCTCATCATCCGAATCGTAGACGTAGGCGTCGTTGACATCGCCTACAATGAGCTCAGTGTCTTCGTCCAGCTCCAacgtttgctgctgctcttcgTCTTCGGCCATGATGGACTCATAGTCGGCCTCCTCAATCAAGGAGGCTGCGTCGTCCTCGCCGACGTGTCCCTCGGCCACTTCGTAATAGGTATTATCGTACTCCACCTTGGCTTCGTCGATCTCTTCCTTAGGCTCCTCCATGACTATTTCCTGATAGGTGGCATAAACCTCGTCATCGTCGGGCGGCTTCACCGTCTGAACAATATCCTCCCCCATGACAGCCGCCCGGTAGAATGCGGAGATGCCCTGGCGCTGCTCATCTGTCAGTCCGATGAGTAGTTCCCGCTGGGCGGCGATGCAGCGCTCCCTCAGCTTAATGGCGGAGGCCAGTTCCATGCTGCAGCACTCACAGATCTGATCCGGCAGGCAACCGTAGTTCTCCAGCTAAGGAAAGCACCAAAAAATTACGCTTTAACTACATAGATGCCATGAAGGTGCAGTGGAAAATTTACCCGAAGGCCTGTGAGCGCCTCAATGTTGTCGATCATCTTTGTGTTGCTCCGCTCGAATATCTTCGGCGATCGCTTGTTGCTTGCGTACTTTGCACATACGCGGCAGGTGCTCTTTAGGTGTTTCAGCGCCGATTTCGACATTTTTTCATTCGCAATCCGAAATGAAATCGCTTTTAAGATAATTGtgaacacaaaaaataaacgcGTCGCTTGTCAACTGCATTTGCCATTCACCCGTTGTTTCGATGTTACTATTTGTCATTCGCCCCGAAACAGCACATGTTAGTGGCGTAGGCAAAAGGGTTTTCTGATGccaaaatttctgtatttCTTCGGAAAATAATAGTTTTGTTCACTTCAGTAGTTCATATCGTTGATAGTTTACACTATACTTAcgtaatttgcatatttaaagatAGAAACTCTATCTTTAGACTATATTCTACTCTTCTTAAAaataagtaagtaagtaagtaattagtatatgttatatgttatatgttacctatgtaaatttatatattataattcaTTTAACCGTTCATTTAACCGCTATTCAACggtaagcaaaaaaaaaatgaaccaTAAAATGAGCTCCAAAGATAAATCCGTGGAACAAGTACAGTTTCTTTGAAGAGATGCATCCCTCACGGAGTACGCCCATGCCATGTTGCCGAACAGCTGTCAGGAATgccgacaacaacaaccacgaCGCTATGGCGAACTTGGAAtggtaatttatttattttccttcgtaaataaacaaataaacgtTCATAAATATTGCACCCGACTGCAGGGTGTGCGTGCCGCGATGCTACGAGGTCCGGAAGAACCGCCTGGCTGGCCAGACCACGCTGGAGCATCCTCTAAAGCAGCAGACGGTGACGGTGGGTAAATATTACAACGCCCTAATCTCTAAGTGATTCAAATGGAGGCACAATCTTCACCAGGTGGTGGACAGCAATCCCTTGAGCAGAGCTCTGGAGGGCACAGATCCGCTATCGCAGTTTGCACGCCAAGATGATGAGCTCAACGATCCGCTCAGTCAAATGGTCAGCGAGTTCGTAAGTAGAGTGGTGCACCGGCCAGGAACATGACTAAGTTTTTCACACTCTGATCAGCAGGATCTCAAATCAAAGCGTCGCGAACGGGACCGAACGGAGCCCGAGGACAACACACTGCAGTGGAGCAGCCGACGACTGGGCATCCTCAATCGCTTTACCACCAACGAGAAGCTATCGCTGTCCACCAGCTTTCTGGTTGCATCTGGTAGCCTGGACGGCGGCACCGAAAGCAGTAAGTTCTGGGGTGGGAATTTGTTAGTCCGTTGATAACTCTTAATCACAATCGCTTAGTCAAAGCACAAACAGTTGTGGCCGACAAGACAAAGTTTCGCTTGGAGCAGTTAGATCACTTCGACGATGGCAGCATGCGGCACATGATGGATCTCACTCAGCAGGAGTACATTCAGCGATTTGAGCAGCTCAAGCAGGAGCTTATCCAGTCCTGGCACAACGATCAGCGAGTAAAGGCTCTGAAGATAGCCATACAGTGTGCCAAGATGCTGGCTGACACCACTGTGCTGCAATTCTATCCCAGTCAGTATGTACTTATCACTGATATCCTGGATGTTTTTGGAAAACTGGTATACGATCGACTGCGGGCTAAGGCCTCTGGAGATCCGGCAGCCTCAGCGGCCTCCTTAGAGCGGGAACGAGAAGCTGCCCGGGATACGTGCCAGAATTGGTTTTACAAGATTGCCTCGATTCGGGAGTTGCTGCCGCGACTTTACTTGGAGCTCTCAATATTCAAGTGCTACGAATTCCTGTCATCCTCGCGCGAGGAGTATGAGCGAATACTGCAACGTTTAACCCATCAATTAAGGGGTATAGCTGATCCCCTGGTCTCGACCTATGCCCGCTGCTACCTTGTGCGCATGGGCGTGACCCTAACGCCCAGTAAGACTTACATAAGGGAGAACTTTAGCGATCTGTTCCTCATATATCCTCAGGTGAGAACTcgaaatattaaacaaatgaatactatttctataaaataaatgcttttGAAGATCTTTCGCTTTGTGGCCCGCTTCAATTTGCATCCGGAAATCGTCACCGCCAGCTCCTACCTACAGCTATATGCCCCAGCCTTTGACTACATGCTTCTCTGCCTAGTTCACAAAAGCGAACTGCACACGCAGGATATTCTCAATGAGAGCAAGCAGCTGAAAAACAAGTAAGTAATTTTCTTTCAGAAGTTTAACAGAAATAATTCgtattgcatttatttacaGCGGTGCTATTCTGATGTCTATACTAAGTTCCTTCAAATCAGAGTTCATTGCCACGAATGCATTAGAATTTATAGAGATTATTAATGCTTCCGAAACGCCCGGAATCTCCAAGTCCCAGTTGCTGCGCTCGCTGGGTAGCTGCGTTAGCAGCTGCGCTCCTCTGCAGGAGCAGCGGGTAACTTTCCTAAAAGCTGCTTTCGACACGATCAACAAGTTGACTGATCCTAATGAGTATATAAACTGTGTGGAAACATGGGCCGTCTTTGTGTCGCAGTATTTTACGGTCAGTTaagtttatatatgtattgtaATCAATGATGCTTACATCTTTAAATTAGATACACGAGGTAAACAGATTGCTCGGAGAACTGAATGCGCGAATGTGTCTTGGCAAAGCCTATGAAAAGCACTATTCCCAATTGCAAAACATTCTTAGCCGGATAATGCAAAACTATCGCAGCATTGAACTGCTGCTGATACAGCCCCACTTTCTGCCCTACTTGGATCTCTTCCAAAAGGAGTCGGTGCGTGTCGAGGTATGCAAAAACATTCTCAGTTTCTACAAACAGAATAGCGAGCAATATACCTGCGACGCCGTGGTAACGAACGCATTGATGTATCTCGGAAAGATCCTGAACGATTCAGTGAAGTGAGTGCTGCAATAAAGGcaaagtaatattttataatcaaaTTACACAACTATTAATTCAGTGCTTTGTCCGTGGATGATGAACGTCGCCAGATATCTCAGCTCATCAATGTGTTTATTCACAAAGTTCATTTTGGAAACGACTTGGAGCAGCAACTAAGTTTTTATGTGGAAGCTCGGGGCACGTTCAGCAATCTGGATGCAGTCTACGTAACATTGGTGCATGCGGCCTGCAAGCTGGCCACCCGAAAGCGTTCGAA
This genomic stretch from Drosophila yakuba strain Tai18E2 chromosome 3R, Prin_Dyak_Tai18E2_2.1, whole genome shotgun sequence harbors:
- the LOC6536261 gene encoding transcription factor Ouib, with protein sequence MLQNVCRVCASSTDNSKSLRLFNNGARKVLQQINLLTGILLQCEPDLPDWMCATCQADLNSAISFRDRCLSSQKIFEESLVRSEEATSRSSVRRSVRSQRQRHEDAAPKTPASPLEVMIKLESLSNGDEEDDGIDHLDSCNEADMELAIKAMSSSSEDDGPTSPVRLKRTRRRGLKKGGNSENRPKVTLPVFFCDQCGNNITGKSSFDRHLRKHSGIRPFQCELCPARFLSSGELKGHQVMHTGDRKFQCRYCDRTYVNYSGRLRHERTHTNDRPFICAQCGKSFTNSYILKNHMLIHTGERLFRCELCHRSFARPTHLKTHFRSNTHKHNVEKSKADAGVVQLSPSQSADQVKFVTEKAEPVADAFTIEVPLPAEQVQDESLGLAALETSTLMYSTN
- the LOC6536262 gene encoding transcription factor Ouib; its protein translation is MEAKVCRTCGKRTNAERSLNIFEKRNQTTLEHIKLLTGAAFKNCNTLPNRLCASCQTCVQQAISFRERCLEVQRELLHSLDDEEFFKICQESPKSGFEPEEHLEASQISIEIERLDDLNEEPMQSSGFKLEDILSESEIHEDEPNNDDDIGYSEVDYLIYESDPEVDEKQDLKSGSENPKKRRKRRKPCDSNGTYVCEECGNHIKGRIAFILHCKRHRGVKEFGCEFCEDRFCTPAELKRHVRRHTGEKPFKCRHCSRSFSDYSTRLKHERTHTNERPFVCKECNNAFTTSYILKNHMLVHTGEKAFKCDLCDKSFSRDTHLSTHYRSNAHRRNMQKATVAYTK
- the LOC6536263 gene encoding transcription factor Ouib, with protein sequence MSKSALKHLKSTCRVCAKYASNKRSPKIFERSNTKMIDNIEALTGLRLENYGCLPDQICECCSMELASAIKLRERCIAAQRELLIGLTDEQRQGISAFYRAAVMGEDIVQTVKPPDDDEVYATYQEIVMEEPKEEIDEAKVEYDNTYYEVAEGHVGEDDAASLIEEADYESIMAEDEEQQQTLELDEDTELIVGDVNDAYVYDSDDEVAVLDNVLDDEYEHENIVVKKCSLPPKPKVRSDDPRRRGTGGVYICEQCGNHIKGRMAFELHCRRHRGDKQFGCELCQSRFCTTSELKRHMRKHTGERPFACQYCGRCFTDYTTRVKHERTHTNERPYVCGTCGKAFTTGYILKNHMLIHSGERAYRCELCDKSFMLPTHLSTHFRSGVHKRHLEKAEMKQVLEQEQKRELKEEEEDSLHI
- the LOC6536264 gene encoding VPS35 endosomal protein sorting factor-like isoform X1 translates to MHPSRSTPMPCCRTAVRNADNNNHDAMANLEWVCVPRCYEVRKNRLAGQTTLEHPLKQQTVTVVDSNPLSRALEGTDPLSQFARQDDELNDPLSQMVSEFQDLKSKRRERDRTEPEDNTLQWSSRRLGILNRFTTNEKLSLSTSFLVASGSLDGGTESIKAQTVVADKTKFRLEQLDHFDDGSMRHMMDLTQQEYIQRFEQLKQELIQSWHNDQRVKALKIAIQCAKMLADTTVLQFYPSQYVLITDILDVFGKLVYDRLRAKASGDPAASAASLEREREAARDTCQNWFYKIASIRELLPRLYLELSIFKCYEFLSSSREEYERILQRLTHQLRGIADPLVSTYARCYLVRMGVTLTPSKTYIRENFSDLFLIYPQIFRFVARFNLHPEIVTASSYLQLYAPAFDYMLLCLVHKSELHTQDILNESKQLKNNGAILMSILSSFKSEFIATNALEFIEIINASETPGISKSQLLRSLGSCVSSCAPLQEQRVTFLKAAFDTINKLTDPNEYINCVETWAVFVSQYFTIHEVNRLLGELNARMCLGKAYEKHYSQLQNILSRIMQNYRSIELLLIQPHFLPYLDLFQKESVRVEVCKNILSFYKQNSEQYTCDAVVTNALMYLGKILNDSVNALSVDDERRQISQLINVFIHKVHFGNDLEQQLSFYVEARGTFSNLDAVYVTLVHAACKLATRKRSKSTGFVKACIAYCFITIPSIEAVQQQMNLYLLCGQLALQHLCLGQADACFEAALQLVNELPAATVDFDGKPRSLEPFLVSYMCNILATLIVVPDSPEQGVLYFLRLLLEVVGRHKFKADSSAPSIIYLHSLDMLYVQSLERFPYHIKGVVSNDDLYGHDPKFLQEVNNMCAQVVDAILMQLKSLGVAQQQRSQAELALELFLRIVRYADLERETIAQLAVNLWLLANKAQSQLDVKTLPQTLRSVEILYKQIKDVSITRAQAIAKLLLRMRSS
- the LOC6536264 gene encoding VPS35 endosomal protein sorting factor-like isoform X2 — its product is MHPSRSTPMPCCRTAVRNADNNNHDAMANLEWVCVPRCYEVRKNRLAGQTTLEHPLKQQTVTVVDSNPLSRALEGTDPLSQFARQDDELNDPLSQMVSEFDLKSKRRERDRTEPEDNTLQWSSRRLGILNRFTTNEKLSLSTSFLVASGSLDGGTESIKAQTVVADKTKFRLEQLDHFDDGSMRHMMDLTQQEYIQRFEQLKQELIQSWHNDQRVKALKIAIQCAKMLADTTVLQFYPSQYVLITDILDVFGKLVYDRLRAKASGDPAASAASLEREREAARDTCQNWFYKIASIRELLPRLYLELSIFKCYEFLSSSREEYERILQRLTHQLRGIADPLVSTYARCYLVRMGVTLTPSKTYIRENFSDLFLIYPQIFRFVARFNLHPEIVTASSYLQLYAPAFDYMLLCLVHKSELHTQDILNESKQLKNNGAILMSILSSFKSEFIATNALEFIEIINASETPGISKSQLLRSLGSCVSSCAPLQEQRVTFLKAAFDTINKLTDPNEYINCVETWAVFVSQYFTIHEVNRLLGELNARMCLGKAYEKHYSQLQNILSRIMQNYRSIELLLIQPHFLPYLDLFQKESVRVEVCKNILSFYKQNSEQYTCDAVVTNALMYLGKILNDSVNALSVDDERRQISQLINVFIHKVHFGNDLEQQLSFYVEARGTFSNLDAVYVTLVHAACKLATRKRSKSTGFVKACIAYCFITIPSIEAVQQQMNLYLLCGQLALQHLCLGQADACFEAALQLVNELPAATVDFDGKPRSLEPFLVSYMCNILATLIVVPDSPEQGVLYFLRLLLEVVGRHKFKADSSAPSIIYLHSLDMLYVQSLERFPYHIKGVVSNDDLYGHDPKFLQEVNNMCAQVVDAILMQLKSLGVAQQQRSQAELALELFLRIVRYADLERETIAQLAVNLWLLANKAQSQLDVKTLPQTLRSVEILYKQIKDVSITRAQAIAKLLLRMRSS
- the LOC6536264 gene encoding VPS35 endosomal protein sorting factor-like isoform X3 — protein: MVSEFQDLKSKRRERDRTEPEDNTLQWSSRRLGILNRFTTNEKLSLSTSFLVASGSLDGGTESIKAQTVVADKTKFRLEQLDHFDDGSMRHMMDLTQQEYIQRFEQLKQELIQSWHNDQRVKALKIAIQCAKMLADTTVLQFYPSQYVLITDILDVFGKLVYDRLRAKASGDPAASAASLEREREAARDTCQNWFYKIASIRELLPRLYLELSIFKCYEFLSSSREEYERILQRLTHQLRGIADPLVSTYARCYLVRMGVTLTPSKTYIRENFSDLFLIYPQIFRFVARFNLHPEIVTASSYLQLYAPAFDYMLLCLVHKSELHTQDILNESKQLKNNGAILMSILSSFKSEFIATNALEFIEIINASETPGISKSQLLRSLGSCVSSCAPLQEQRVTFLKAAFDTINKLTDPNEYINCVETWAVFVSQYFTIHEVNRLLGELNARMCLGKAYEKHYSQLQNILSRIMQNYRSIELLLIQPHFLPYLDLFQKESVRVEVCKNILSFYKQNSEQYTCDAVVTNALMYLGKILNDSVNALSVDDERRQISQLINVFIHKVHFGNDLEQQLSFYVEARGTFSNLDAVYVTLVHAACKLATRKRSKSTGFVKACIAYCFITIPSIEAVQQQMNLYLLCGQLALQHLCLGQADACFEAALQLVNELPAATVDFDGKPRSLEPFLVSYMCNILATLIVVPDSPEQGVLYFLRLLLEVVGRHKFKADSSAPSIIYLHSLDMLYVQSLERFPYHIKGVVSNDDLYGHDPKFLQEVNNMCAQVVDAILMQLKSLGVAQQQRSQAELALELFLRIVRYADLERETIAQLAVNLWLLANKAQSQLDVKTLPQTLRSVEILYKQIKDVSITRAQAIAKLLLRMRSS
- the LOC6536264 gene encoding VPS35 endosomal protein sorting factor-like isoform X4, with protein sequence MVSEFDLKSKRRERDRTEPEDNTLQWSSRRLGILNRFTTNEKLSLSTSFLVASGSLDGGTESIKAQTVVADKTKFRLEQLDHFDDGSMRHMMDLTQQEYIQRFEQLKQELIQSWHNDQRVKALKIAIQCAKMLADTTVLQFYPSQYVLITDILDVFGKLVYDRLRAKASGDPAASAASLEREREAARDTCQNWFYKIASIRELLPRLYLELSIFKCYEFLSSSREEYERILQRLTHQLRGIADPLVSTYARCYLVRMGVTLTPSKTYIRENFSDLFLIYPQIFRFVARFNLHPEIVTASSYLQLYAPAFDYMLLCLVHKSELHTQDILNESKQLKNNGAILMSILSSFKSEFIATNALEFIEIINASETPGISKSQLLRSLGSCVSSCAPLQEQRVTFLKAAFDTINKLTDPNEYINCVETWAVFVSQYFTIHEVNRLLGELNARMCLGKAYEKHYSQLQNILSRIMQNYRSIELLLIQPHFLPYLDLFQKESVRVEVCKNILSFYKQNSEQYTCDAVVTNALMYLGKILNDSVNALSVDDERRQISQLINVFIHKVHFGNDLEQQLSFYVEARGTFSNLDAVYVTLVHAACKLATRKRSKSTGFVKACIAYCFITIPSIEAVQQQMNLYLLCGQLALQHLCLGQADACFEAALQLVNELPAATVDFDGKPRSLEPFLVSYMCNILATLIVVPDSPEQGVLYFLRLLLEVVGRHKFKADSSAPSIIYLHSLDMLYVQSLERFPYHIKGVVSNDDLYGHDPKFLQEVNNMCAQVVDAILMQLKSLGVAQQQRSQAELALELFLRIVRYADLERETIAQLAVNLWLLANKAQSQLDVKTLPQTLRSVEILYKQIKDVSITRAQAIAKLLLRMRSS